The following coding sequences lie in one Arthrobacter sp. PGP41 genomic window:
- a CDS encoding PspC domain-containing protein: MTTALMRPRRGKIIGGVCAALAARFGLPKFLVRLGFVIFGLVGVGELAYIVLWIIIPKEPA, translated from the coding sequence ATGACAACAGCACTAATGAGGCCGCGCCGCGGCAAGATCATTGGCGGCGTCTGCGCAGCCCTGGCGGCCCGCTTTGGACTCCCGAAATTCCTGGTCCGGCTGGGCTTCGTCATCTTTGGGCTTGTCGGGGTAGGCGAACTTGCGTACATCGTGCTGTGGATCATCATTCCCAAGGAGCCGGCGTAA
- a CDS encoding NAD(P)H-quinone dehydrogenase, producing the protein MTTHPDFSSPRIAILGGGPGGYEAAMVAASLGAQVTIIERAGLGGSAVLTDVVPSKTLIATADLMTRVGEAGELGVKFDVDGGDFVPVMRADLKHINDRLLNLARSQSKDIHDGLEHQGVRILAGSGRLVDDHTIEVLTAEGTETVEADTILLAVGAHPRELATARPDGERILNWTQIYDLDELPEELIVVGSGVTGAEFASAYNGLGSKVTLISSRDRVLPGSDVDAAVVLEEVFERRGVRVLSRSRAESVERTDDGVLVTLSDGSKVTGSHCLLCLGSIPNTAGIGLEEAGVALSESGHIKVDGVSRTSAPNIYAAGDCTGVLPLASVAAMQGRIAVAHFMGDTVTPLKLHQVASNIFTSPEIANVGVSEAEIDSGKYQGDIIKLSLRSNARAKMRNHRDGFVKIFARKGSGTVIGGVVVGPNASELIFPISIAVKQKLHVDDVASTFTVYPSLSGSISEAARRLHVHM; encoded by the coding sequence GTGACTACGCATCCAGATTTCAGTTCGCCCCGGATCGCAATCCTCGGAGGTGGTCCAGGGGGGTACGAAGCCGCCATGGTGGCCGCCTCGCTGGGGGCGCAGGTCACCATCATCGAGCGGGCCGGGCTGGGCGGATCAGCCGTGCTGACCGACGTCGTCCCGTCCAAGACCCTGATCGCCACCGCGGACCTCATGACGCGCGTCGGCGAGGCGGGCGAGCTGGGAGTGAAATTCGACGTCGACGGCGGCGACTTTGTCCCGGTGATGCGCGCCGACCTCAAGCACATCAACGACCGCCTGCTCAACCTGGCGCGCAGCCAGTCCAAGGACATCCATGACGGGCTGGAGCACCAGGGAGTTCGGATCCTTGCAGGGTCCGGCCGCCTGGTGGACGACCACACCATCGAGGTCCTCACGGCGGAGGGCACCGAAACAGTTGAAGCGGACACCATCCTGCTCGCCGTGGGTGCCCATCCGCGCGAGCTTGCCACGGCCAGGCCGGACGGCGAGCGGATCCTCAACTGGACTCAGATCTACGACCTCGATGAACTGCCCGAGGAACTGATTGTGGTGGGTTCCGGTGTCACCGGCGCCGAATTCGCCTCCGCGTACAACGGCCTGGGGTCCAAGGTGACGCTGATTTCCAGCCGTGACCGCGTGCTTCCCGGGTCCGATGTGGATGCTGCAGTGGTGCTGGAGGAAGTGTTCGAGCGCCGCGGCGTCCGCGTCCTGTCCCGTTCCCGGGCCGAGAGCGTGGAACGGACGGACGACGGCGTGCTGGTCACCCTCAGCGACGGGTCCAAGGTCACCGGCAGCCACTGCCTGCTGTGCCTGGGCTCCATCCCCAACACGGCCGGAATCGGCCTCGAGGAGGCCGGAGTGGCGCTCAGCGAGAGCGGCCATATTAAGGTCGACGGCGTTTCGCGCACCTCCGCGCCCAACATCTACGCCGCGGGCGACTGCACCGGCGTGCTCCCGCTGGCCTCCGTGGCGGCGATGCAGGGACGCATTGCGGTGGCCCACTTCATGGGCGACACCGTTACCCCGCTCAAGCTGCACCAGGTGGCGTCCAACATCTTCACCTCGCCGGAAATTGCCAATGTCGGGGTTTCCGAGGCCGAGATCGACTCCGGCAAATACCAGGGCGACATCATCAAGCTCTCGCTGCGCAGCAACGCCCGCGCCAAGATGCGCAACCACCGGGACGGCTTCGTGAAAATCTTCGCCCGCAAGGGCTCGGGCACCGTCATTGGCGGTGTGGTGGTGGGACCGAACGCGTCCGAATTGATCTTCCCGATCTCCATCGCGGTGAAGCAGAAGCTGCACGTCGACGACGTCGCCAGCACCTTTACCGTCTACCCTTCCTTGAGCGGATCGATCTCGGAGGCGGCGCGGCGCCTGCACGTGCATATGTAA
- a CDS encoding phospho-sugar mutase, producing MTSSDADFRLLNEAREWAAQDPDPATSASLLELVQLVDNGVPAARQELADSFRGTLEFGTAGLRAALGPGPNRMNRVVVRRAAAGLADFLLSAVADASPGTRPRAVVGYDARYNSDIFAEETAAIFTAAGIETFLMPAALPTPLLAYAVRALECDGGVMVTASHNPPQDNGYKVYLGRHAVADSGNGAQIVAPYDAEIAARINAVGALESITLAPAGWTVLDSSIASDYERATAGLALPDHFPARDLRIVLTPLHGVGGGTALAVLNAAGFRDITLVAEQAEPDPDFPTVSFPNPEEPGALDLALEAAERQAADIVIANDPDADRAAVAAKDPDTGAWRMLRGDEVGALLGAHIAARLAAGRGKDDGGADEGAKGVFANSIVSSRLLARIAAAAGYAHQETLTGFKWISRVPGLVYGYEEALGYCVAPDLVRDKDGISAALLIAELAAAAKADGKSVFDTLDELYLQHGLHASDQLSIRVADLGLLDAMMNRLRVSPPETFGSSAVEVYADLAEGSDGLPSTDGLLYVTRDLTRVIIRPSGTEPKLKCYLEVIHHVGSAAELPAARQAARAALDEVLRDVSEALGL from the coding sequence ATGACGTCTTCCGATGCCGATTTCCGCCTGCTCAATGAAGCCCGCGAATGGGCTGCCCAAGACCCGGATCCCGCCACATCGGCTTCCCTCCTGGAACTCGTCCAGCTCGTCGACAACGGCGTTCCCGCCGCACGCCAGGAGCTGGCGGACAGCTTCCGCGGCACACTGGAGTTCGGAACGGCGGGGCTCCGGGCCGCCCTCGGTCCGGGCCCGAACCGGATGAACCGGGTGGTGGTGCGGCGGGCCGCTGCCGGCCTCGCGGACTTCCTGCTCTCGGCGGTAGCCGACGCCTCGCCGGGCACGCGGCCGCGCGCCGTCGTCGGCTATGACGCCCGGTACAACTCCGACATCTTCGCGGAAGAAACCGCAGCCATTTTCACGGCCGCCGGAATCGAGACCTTCCTGATGCCCGCGGCGCTGCCCACTCCGCTGCTGGCCTACGCGGTCCGGGCGCTGGAGTGCGACGGCGGGGTCATGGTGACTGCCAGCCACAACCCTCCGCAGGACAACGGCTACAAGGTGTACCTGGGCCGCCACGCCGTGGCGGACAGCGGCAACGGCGCCCAGATCGTGGCCCCCTACGATGCTGAGATCGCAGCCCGGATCAACGCCGTGGGGGCGCTGGAATCCATCACCCTGGCCCCTGCCGGCTGGACCGTCCTGGACAGCTCCATTGCGTCGGACTACGAACGGGCAACCGCCGGGCTTGCCCTGCCGGACCACTTCCCGGCCCGCGACCTGCGCATTGTCCTGACCCCCCTGCACGGCGTGGGCGGCGGGACCGCACTGGCCGTTCTGAACGCGGCAGGTTTCAGGGACATCACGCTGGTGGCCGAACAGGCCGAGCCGGACCCGGACTTTCCCACTGTCAGCTTTCCGAATCCGGAAGAACCCGGGGCCCTTGACCTGGCGCTGGAGGCCGCTGAGCGGCAGGCCGCGGACATCGTGATCGCCAATGATCCGGACGCCGACCGGGCCGCCGTTGCGGCCAAGGATCCGGACACCGGGGCCTGGCGGATGCTCCGCGGGGACGAAGTGGGCGCGCTGCTTGGCGCGCACATAGCCGCCCGGCTGGCCGCAGGACGGGGGAAGGACGACGGCGGCGCGGACGAGGGCGCCAAGGGAGTGTTCGCGAATTCGATCGTGTCCTCCAGGCTGCTGGCCCGCATCGCTGCGGCAGCCGGATACGCGCACCAGGAGACCCTCACCGGGTTCAAGTGGATTTCCCGGGTTCCCGGGCTGGTGTACGGCTACGAGGAAGCGCTGGGATACTGCGTGGCGCCGGACCTGGTGCGGGACAAGGACGGCATCTCGGCTGCCCTCCTGATTGCCGAACTTGCCGCGGCCGCCAAGGCTGACGGCAAATCCGTCTTTGACACCCTGGACGAGCTCTACCTGCAGCACGGCCTGCACGCCAGCGACCAGCTCAGCATCAGGGTTGCGGACCTGGGGCTGCTGGACGCCATGATGAACCGGCTGAGGGTTTCCCCGCCGGAAACGTTCGGGTCATCCGCAGTTGAGGTTTATGCCGATCTGGCCGAGGGCAGCGACGGGCTTCCGTCCACTGACGGCCTGCTGTACGTGACCCGGGACCTCACCAGGGTGATCATCCGGCCCAGCGGCACCGAGCCCAAGCTCAAGTGTTACCTCGAGGTTATCCACCACGTGGGCTCCGCGGCCGAACTGCCCGCCGCCCGGCAGGCGGCGCGGGCGGCGCTGGACGAGGTGCTCCGCGACGTCAGCGAAGCCCTGGGCCTCTAG
- a CDS encoding FAD-dependent oxidoreductase: MSEQIVIVGFGPVAARLVDELLPVVRSGRAALTVVGEEAEAAYNRVLVADLGVGRTTAEALALADAEALAGDGVDVRLGLRVRRVDRARQQVILSDGASVHYDRLVFATGSRPVIPNLTGINPDPTRPVLPAGVTALRDLRDADVLRQAVAGGKRVVVLGGGVLGLETALAAAEEGATVTVVHNGPHPLGRNIDRGGGAVLAASLRRCGVRMAGNARSTGVEHNAPDGGFSALLLDDGSAIDGDLLVLSCGVRPRTELAEGCGLSTSAGILVDHKLRAHHEPHIFAIGDCAEVRCPDPGCASCRNAKGPSGLVGPGWRQAEWLAEYLTLLAAGTPEEAEVLAELPAEQAGVIVLKARGMNMAVAGDNSAEPWDEEALSAGAVNGRPRLQVAQWADPEHGRYVKMTTRGGVLEGLVAVGMPRTAAELVGLFERSAELPADRSLLLRLDGPDQLPGTGPADPAGTVCRCAGVSGTAIQGAVEEGCSTVAEVSKATRAGTGCGGCHEDIKGLIEKHFQAVPAA; the protein is encoded by the coding sequence ATGAGCGAGCAAATTGTCATTGTGGGATTCGGTCCGGTGGCGGCCCGGCTGGTGGACGAACTCCTGCCCGTGGTCCGCAGCGGCCGGGCGGCCCTGACGGTGGTGGGCGAGGAAGCTGAAGCAGCCTACAACCGCGTGCTCGTCGCCGACCTCGGCGTGGGACGGACCACCGCCGAGGCCCTGGCACTCGCCGACGCCGAGGCCCTGGCCGGCGACGGTGTGGACGTCCGCCTCGGCCTCCGCGTCCGCAGGGTGGACCGGGCCCGGCAACAGGTCATCCTGTCCGACGGCGCGTCAGTCCACTACGACCGCCTGGTCTTTGCCACCGGCTCGCGCCCGGTCATTCCCAACCTCACCGGCATCAACCCGGATCCCACCCGCCCGGTCCTTCCGGCAGGCGTCACCGCGCTGCGCGACCTGCGTGATGCCGACGTGCTGCGCCAGGCCGTTGCGGGCGGCAAGCGCGTGGTTGTCCTGGGCGGCGGCGTCCTGGGCCTGGAGACTGCCTTGGCCGCGGCCGAAGAAGGCGCCACCGTCACCGTGGTCCACAACGGGCCGCACCCGCTGGGACGCAACATCGACCGCGGCGGCGGCGCCGTCCTGGCTGCCAGCCTACGCCGCTGCGGCGTCCGGATGGCCGGCAACGCCCGCTCCACCGGCGTGGAGCACAACGCGCCCGACGGCGGTTTCTCCGCTTTGCTGCTGGATGACGGGTCGGCGATCGACGGCGACCTCCTGGTGCTGTCCTGCGGTGTCCGTCCCCGCACGGAGCTGGCCGAGGGCTGCGGGCTCTCCACGTCCGCAGGAATCCTGGTGGACCACAAGCTCCGCGCCCACCACGAGCCGCACATCTTCGCCATCGGCGACTGCGCAGAGGTGCGCTGCCCGGACCCGGGCTGCGCATCCTGCCGCAACGCCAAAGGACCGTCGGGCCTGGTGGGGCCGGGCTGGCGGCAGGCCGAGTGGCTGGCCGAATACCTGACCCTCCTGGCCGCTGGCACGCCGGAGGAAGCCGAAGTTCTGGCGGAACTGCCTGCGGAGCAGGCGGGCGTCATTGTCCTGAAGGCACGCGGCATGAACATGGCCGTGGCGGGGGACAACTCTGCCGAGCCGTGGGATGAGGAAGCACTGTCCGCCGGCGCGGTGAACGGGCGCCCGCGCCTCCAGGTTGCCCAGTGGGCGGATCCGGAACACGGCCGCTACGTGAAGATGACCACCCGCGGCGGCGTTCTTGAAGGCCTCGTGGCTGTAGGAATGCCACGCACCGCCGCCGAGCTTGTGGGGCTGTTCGAACGAAGCGCCGAATTGCCGGCTGACAGGTCCCTGCTGCTGCGCCTTGACGGCCCGGACCAGCTGCCCGGTACGGGTCCCGCCGATCCGGCCGGCACCGTATGCCGGTGCGCGGGCGTCAGCGGAACGGCCATCCAGGGCGCAGTTGAGGAAGGCTGCTCCACGGTGGCAGAGGTGTCCAAGGCAACCCGTGCCGGCACCGGCTGCGGCGGCTGCCACGAGGACATCAAGGGGCTCATAGAAAAACACTTCCAGGCGGTTCCGGCCGCCTGA
- the nirD gene encoding nitrite reductase small subunit NirD, with the protein MTATLELGGLEAGMDEAVSGIAGWHAVCRLDDLEVAWGEAALIAGRQVALFRTGANEVFAVAHEDPATGAHVMARGILGSRGERPTIASPLHKEVYDLETGECFSTPGLSLATFPTRIAGGVVEIEL; encoded by the coding sequence ATGACGGCAACACTGGAACTCGGGGGACTGGAAGCCGGCATGGATGAGGCTGTCTCCGGCATCGCCGGCTGGCACGCCGTCTGCCGGCTGGACGACTTGGAGGTTGCCTGGGGCGAAGCCGCCCTGATCGCGGGACGCCAGGTTGCACTCTTCCGTACCGGCGCCAACGAGGTTTTCGCGGTGGCCCATGAGGACCCTGCAACGGGCGCCCATGTCATGGCACGCGGAATCCTGGGCTCACGAGGCGAGCGTCCCACCATCGCTTCGCCGCTGCACAAAGAGGTTTACGACCTTGAAACCGGTGAATGCTTCAGCACCCCTGGCCTGAGCCTTGCCACGTTCCCGACCCGGATCGCAGGCGGAGTCGTGGAGATCGAGCTGTAG
- a CDS encoding purine-nucleoside phosphorylase, which translates to MSTTDFLNTDPFAAAHAAADYIAEETGVDSHDVALVLGSGWAEAADLIGETTATLSAEEVPGFHAPAVEGHVGTIRSVLTKGGKRALVLGARTHYYEGKGVRAVVHGIRAAAAAGCKTLVLTNGCGGLQENWTPGTPVLISDHINLTAASPLEGATFVDLTDLYSARIRGLAREVDASLEEGVYAQFPGPHYETPAEVQYAKRIGADLVGMSTALEAIAGRHAGMEVFGISLVTNLAAGISPRPLSHQEVIESGQAAGPRISRLLAEIIARL; encoded by the coding sequence GTGAGTACAACTGACTTCCTGAACACCGATCCCTTCGCGGCCGCACATGCCGCCGCCGACTACATCGCCGAGGAAACAGGCGTGGACAGCCACGACGTCGCCCTGGTGCTCGGCTCCGGTTGGGCTGAGGCGGCCGACCTGATCGGCGAGACCACCGCGACCCTGTCCGCGGAAGAGGTTCCCGGCTTCCATGCGCCCGCGGTGGAAGGCCACGTGGGCACCATCCGCTCGGTGCTGACCAAGGGCGGCAAGAGGGCCCTGGTCCTGGGCGCAAGGACGCACTACTACGAGGGCAAGGGCGTGCGCGCGGTAGTGCACGGCATCCGCGCGGCCGCGGCGGCCGGCTGCAAGACCCTGGTGCTCACCAACGGCTGCGGCGGCCTCCAGGAAAACTGGACCCCGGGAACCCCTGTGCTGATCAGCGACCACATCAATCTCACCGCCGCCTCCCCGCTGGAAGGCGCCACCTTCGTGGACCTCACGGACCTTTACTCGGCGCGCATCCGGGGCCTGGCCCGCGAGGTCGACGCCTCCCTTGAGGAGGGCGTGTATGCGCAGTTCCCCGGCCCGCACTACGAGACGCCGGCCGAGGTGCAGTACGCAAAGCGCATCGGCGCGGACCTGGTGGGCATGTCGACGGCGCTGGAGGCTATCGCAGGGCGGCACGCAGGGATGGAAGTGTTCGGCATCTCGCTGGTCACCAACCTTGCCGCCGGCATCAGCCCCCGGCCCCTGAGCCACCAGGAAGTCATCGAGTCCGGACAGGCGGCGGGGCCGCGGATTTCCAGGCTGCTTGCCGAAATCATCGCCCGGCTCTGA
- the nirB gene encoding nitrite reductase large subunit NirB, translated as MTEQTSSTETPRRIVVAGGGPAAHRFADAMHARGLDGWHVTVLTEEAHLPYDRVALSKALTDKDVDLTLGTASMWEHPSLELKTGERVVKINAEAKSVETAAGNVFEYDELVVATGSNAARLPIPGAEHTHVYRTLEDVWAINEAIAGLKEKLGRKVNAVTIGGGLLGLESAAGTEQLGANPIVIDGSQWLMATQLDEGAGQAMGRLIKAKGFEVHGGVFPSEVLSDDDGQVTGVLMADGRIIDADMVIVAIGVRPRDELFRAAEGEEQVFSLGPRGGVVINDYCETEVPGIWAIGEVANYGGMCLGLVAPANTMAEIVADRLHGGDATFPGFDTATKLKLSGVDVASFGDAFAKTEHALEIVYADPARGVYQKIVTTDDAKTLLGGIFVGDATPYMSLRPLLGRELPAEPGAFLSAAGGGDAPETELPDDATLCSCNNVTAGSIRDAINGCGACEGNAPVQELGELKGCTRAGTQCGSCVPMLKKLLETELTKSGVEVSKALCEHIELSRQELFDAIRVLGLTSFEEIMAKYGTGAGCDICKPTIANILASQNSAYVLDAGRGTLQDTNDRALANMQKDGTYSVVPRIAGGEITPKKLGVIAAVAEKYNLYTKITGGQRIDMFGARLEQLPEIWKELVDAGFESGQAYGKSLRTVKSCVGSTWCRFGVQDSVAMAIQLELRYRGLRSPHKLKMGVSGCARECAEARGKDVGVIATADGWNLYVGGNGGATPAHAQLLAKDLDDETLIKYIDRYFMYYIRTADRLQRTARWQEELDGGIKHVEDVVVKDTLGIAADLEAAMAKHVDTYVDEWADTLKDPERLRRFRSFVNAPDQKDDSITFVPDERGQMRPATAEEKAAAAQQPVLIGASIPVRPSNENEV; from the coding sequence GTGACCGAACAGACTTCAAGCACAGAGACTCCGCGCCGCATCGTCGTCGCCGGCGGCGGCCCCGCGGCCCACCGTTTTGCGGACGCAATGCATGCCCGTGGCCTCGATGGCTGGCATGTCACTGTCCTCACTGAGGAAGCCCATCTCCCCTACGACCGGGTGGCCCTGTCCAAGGCGCTCACAGACAAAGATGTCGACCTGACGCTGGGGACCGCGTCCATGTGGGAGCATCCTTCCCTGGAGCTCAAGACCGGCGAGCGTGTCGTCAAGATCAACGCCGAAGCCAAGAGCGTGGAAACCGCTGCCGGCAACGTCTTCGAGTATGACGAACTGGTGGTGGCCACCGGCTCGAACGCCGCACGCCTGCCCATCCCCGGCGCCGAGCACACGCACGTCTACCGCACGCTCGAAGACGTATGGGCCATCAACGAGGCCATCGCCGGGCTGAAGGAGAAGCTGGGCCGCAAGGTCAACGCCGTCACCATCGGCGGCGGGCTCCTGGGACTCGAATCGGCAGCCGGCACCGAGCAGCTCGGCGCCAACCCGATCGTCATCGACGGCTCCCAGTGGCTGATGGCCACCCAGCTGGACGAAGGCGCGGGGCAGGCAATGGGGCGGCTCATCAAGGCCAAGGGCTTCGAGGTCCACGGCGGCGTGTTCCCGTCCGAGGTGCTTTCGGACGACGACGGCCAGGTCACCGGTGTCCTCATGGCTGACGGCCGCATCATCGACGCGGACATGGTCATTGTGGCCATCGGCGTCCGGCCCCGCGACGAACTCTTCCGCGCCGCCGAGGGCGAGGAACAGGTGTTCAGCCTGGGTCCCCGCGGCGGCGTGGTCATCAACGACTACTGCGAAACCGAAGTGCCGGGCATCTGGGCCATCGGTGAAGTGGCCAATTACGGCGGCATGTGCCTGGGCCTGGTTGCCCCCGCAAACACCATGGCGGAGATTGTGGCCGACCGCCTGCACGGCGGGGACGCCACGTTCCCGGGCTTCGACACCGCCACCAAGCTCAAGCTCTCCGGCGTGGACGTGGCCAGCTTCGGTGACGCGTTCGCCAAGACCGAGCACGCCCTTGAAATCGTTTATGCCGACCCGGCCCGCGGCGTGTACCAGAAGATCGTCACCACCGACGACGCCAAGACCCTGCTGGGCGGCATCTTCGTCGGCGACGCCACACCGTACATGAGCCTGCGGCCGCTGCTGGGCCGCGAGCTTCCCGCCGAGCCGGGCGCCTTCCTCAGCGCCGCCGGCGGCGGCGACGCTCCAGAAACCGAACTGCCCGACGACGCCACCCTGTGTTCCTGCAACAACGTCACCGCCGGAAGCATCCGCGACGCCATCAACGGCTGCGGCGCCTGCGAGGGCAACGCCCCCGTCCAGGAACTGGGTGAGCTGAAGGGCTGCACCCGCGCCGGAACCCAGTGCGGTTCCTGCGTGCCGATGCTGAAGAAACTCCTGGAAACCGAACTGACCAAGTCCGGCGTCGAGGTTTCCAAAGCACTCTGCGAGCACATCGAACTGTCCCGCCAGGAACTGTTCGACGCCATCCGCGTCCTGGGGCTGACCTCCTTCGAAGAGATCATGGCCAAGTACGGTACCGGCGCCGGCTGCGACATCTGCAAGCCCACCATCGCCAACATCCTGGCCAGCCAGAACAGTGCCTATGTCCTGGACGCCGGCCGCGGCACCCTGCAGGACACCAACGACCGCGCCCTGGCCAACATGCAGAAGGACGGCACCTACTCGGTGGTCCCCCGCATCGCCGGCGGCGAAATCACCCCCAAGAAGCTCGGTGTCATCGCTGCCGTAGCCGAGAAGTACAACCTGTACACCAAGATCACCGGCGGCCAGCGGATCGACATGTTCGGCGCCCGGCTCGAGCAGCTGCCGGAGATCTGGAAGGAACTCGTGGACGCCGGCTTCGAATCCGGCCAGGCGTACGGGAAGAGCCTGCGTACGGTGAAGTCCTGCGTCGGATCCACCTGGTGCCGGTTCGGCGTCCAGGACTCGGTGGCCATGGCCATCCAGCTCGAACTCCGCTACCGCGGCCTCCGCAGCCCGCACAAGCTCAAGATGGGCGTCTCCGGCTGTGCCCGCGAATGCGCCGAAGCGCGGGGCAAGGACGTCGGCGTGATCGCCACCGCGGACGGCTGGAACCTGTACGTCGGCGGCAACGGCGGCGCCACTCCGGCCCACGCCCAGCTGCTGGCCAAGGACCTGGACGACGAGACCCTGATCAAGTACATCGACCGCTACTTCATGTACTACATCCGCACCGCGGACCGCCTGCAGCGCACGGCGCGCTGGCAGGAAGAGCTCGACGGCGGCATCAAGCACGTTGAAGACGTGGTGGTCAAGGACACCCTGGGCATCGCCGCGGACCTGGAAGCCGCCATGGCCAAGCACGTGGACACCTACGTTGACGAATGGGCAGACACCCTCAAGGACCCCGAGCGCCTGCGCCGGTTCCGCTCCTTCGTCAACGCCCCCGACCAGAAGGACGACTCCATCACCTTCGTCCCGGACGAACGCGGCCAGATGCGCCCCGCAACCGCGGAGGAAAAGGCGGCAGCCGCCCAGCAGCCAGTCCTGATCGGGGCCTCCATCCCCGTCCGGCCCAGCAACGAGAACGAGGTATAG